The Streptomyces vinaceus genome contains the following window.
GCGACGACGTGCTGCCCCCGGGGGCGGCCGACGCCCTCGTGCGGGCCGCCGAGGAACACCGCGCGCCGGTGACGGTGGGCGCGTGCGTACGCCGTGAGCTGCCGCTCCACCACGACGTGCCCTGGATGCCCGGGCTGTACACCGCGGGCGACGTCATCGAGCGGCCGGACGACCGGCCCGAGCTCGTCCGGGACACCCTCTGCGTCAACAAGCTGTACGAGCGGGCCTTCCTGGACAAGCATGCGATCCGCTTCCCCGACGGCCGGTTCACCTACGAGGACTTCGTCTTCACCGCGCGCGTCCTGGCCGCCGCCCCGCGCATCGCCGTCATCGGCGACCTCGTCTACGTCTGGCACGTGCGCCGCGACGCCGCCCAGGTGTCGATCTCCCTGGACCGCAAGGACGTCGGCAACTGGCGCTCCCGGACGGAGGCCCACCGCGAGGCCCGCCGGATCCTCACCGAGTCCTCCCCGGAGCTCGGCCTCGCCTGCCAGGTGAAGTTCCTGGAGTACGACCTGCGCATGTACCTGCGCGAGCTCGGCAAGGACCCCGCGTACCAGGCCGCCTGGTGGACCCTGACCCGCGACTACCTCACCGGCTTCGACGAGGCCGCGGTGGAGGCCGCGGGGGCGCACGCCCGCTGGATCGTCCGGCTGCTGCGGGCCACCGCGACCCCGCCCGCCGACGTGGAGCGGCTCACCCGCTTCGCCGCCGAGCCGCCCCGGCTGCTGCCCCCGTACGCCACCGGCCCGGACGGGCAGCCCGTGTGGAGCCGGGAGCTCCCGGTGGTCCTCGACGGGCTGGCCGGGCTGCCGGTGGCCGAACTGCCCGTCAGCGTCGACGCCGAACCGGTCGGCGCGGGCCGGCTCCGGATCCGGGTGCGCGAGCTGTACGGGCGCCTCGCCGAAGCCGGACCGCGCACCGCCCGGCTGAGCTTCGTACCCCGCTCGGGCGGGCAGCCGGTCCAGGACCGGCCGGTTGAGCTGCGCGCGGCCGCGGACGGCGACGGCTGGACCGCCGAACTGCCGTTCCGGCTCACCGGCGTGGCCGCCGCGGGGCGCCGCCAGGGCCGCCGCGGCATGCAGGCGTGGGGCATCCAGGTCGGCGTGGAGTTCGCCGACGGGAGCTCCCTGGTCACCTCCCCGCGCCCCCTCGAAGGGCTCCTCCACCGCCGCGCGCTGCCGAGCAGCAGGTACGGTGTTCTGCTGGCGCAGCCGTTCCGTACGGGCGGGGGATCGATGGCCCTGCGGCTCGCGCCGGGTGCCGCGGGCGCGCTGAGCCTCGTACGCAACCGTCTCCACCGGGCCCGGGCAGGCCGCGGATCGGAGTGAAGACAGCCGGCGGCCGCCAGGCCGCCCGAGATTTCGGACAGGACCCCGGACCCGTTCCGGGGACCCCAGGGAGATACGCATGACTTTTCTGATCACCGGTGGCGCCGGCTACATCGGCTCGCACGTCGTCCGCGCGATGCTCGCCGCGGGGGAGGAGGTCGTCGTCTACGACGACCTGTCCACGGGCAACGAGGACCGCGTCCCTCAGGGCGTCCCGCTGGTGATCGGCTCGGTCCTGGACCGGCTG
Protein-coding sequences here:
- a CDS encoding glycosyltransferase family 2 protein, yielding MSSTNTPSVSVVVIAYNDAVLVGEAVSSALAQGPVVAEVIAVNDASADGTAQVLDELAAVHPRVKVVHRTENSGGCGTPRNDGIAAATSPYVLFLDSDDVLPPGAADALVRAAEEHRAPVTVGACVRRELPLHHDVPWMPGLYTAGDVIERPDDRPELVRDTLCVNKLYERAFLDKHAIRFPDGRFTYEDFVFTARVLAAAPRIAVIGDLVYVWHVRRDAAQVSISLDRKDVGNWRSRTEAHREARRILTESSPELGLACQVKFLEYDLRMYLRELGKDPAYQAAWWTLTRDYLTGFDEAAVEAAGAHARWIVRLLRATATPPADVERLTRFAAEPPRLLPPYATGPDGQPVWSRELPVVLDGLAGLPVAELPVSVDAEPVGAGRLRIRVRELYGRLAEAGPRTARLSFVPRSGGQPVQDRPVELRAAADGDGWTAELPFRLTGVAAAGRRQGRRGMQAWGIQVGVEFADGSSLVTSPRPLEGLLHRRALPSSRYGVLLAQPFRTGGGSMALRLAPGAAGALSLVRNRLHRARAGRGSE